A window of Phycisphaerae bacterium genomic DNA:
CAGTCGACATTGCTCTCCAGGAAATCGATGAGGGCTTCGAGTGATTCCCTGGTACCGATGCGTGACCATCGCAGGGCGGCCAGCACCCGCACGTAGTCGTCCTCGTCGGTCAGCAGCCGGCGGTACTCTTCATGTACGGCGGGTTTGTCGCCGAACTTGTACAGCATCTGGGCGGCCATGACCCGCACCGCCCGCGAGGAGTCGTTCCAGATTCCCTTGAGCAGTTTGAGGGCTTCCTCGTTGCGGCTCTTGGCCAATTCTGCCACGACGAGGGCTCGTTGTTCTCCCTCGGCATCGTCAAGCAGTTGCCGAGCGGCAGCCAGGATGGCGGCCTTGACCGACTCGTCCTTTTCCGATTTGAGCATGTCCATGAGGGGGATCATGAGGGTGCCGTCGCGGGTCTGGCCGAGAGCATCGAGTGCCATCTTTCGAATCCTTGCAGAGGGATCGAAGGTGGCCTCGAGCAGGAACGCGACGCGGAGCGGCTGCCGGCCGCGGAACCACTCCTGCACTGCCGCGAGGCGTTCCTCCTCTTCGGTCTTGCGGAGGGCCTCGCAGGCGGAGACGAAGAACGCGGTCTCATCGGTGCGGCCGACCGAGGCGTGCCAGACGGCTGTGCGGCTGATAGCCATGGTCGGCAGGGGTGTCGTGGTGGTGACGAAGACGATGCGCCAGGCGGGGTCGGGTGGTTCATCGAGGGGCACGCCGTCGTCGCGTACGGTCAGGTACTTGGGTTCCTGGCGGGCGAAGTAGTCCTGGCGGGGGTAGTTCAGCCGGTTGGTGGGGTCGACCGGGACCCAGCCGATGCCCTCGGCGTAGAATTCTGCCCAAGCGTGGGTTCGCCAATCGGTTGAAGGCTGCTCGTCCTGGCGGTTGACGTAGGCGGTCGTCAGCCGGGCGGGGATATCCACGGAGCGGCAGAGGGCGATGAAGGCGAAAGCCAGTTCGGTGCACGAGCCGGGCACGCCGGCCAGAACGGCGTCCGCCGGATCGTCCTTCAGGTCGATGTCGTAGTGGCAATGTCCGGCCATCCATTCATAGAACAGCCGGGCGCGGTCGACGTCGCGGGTTTTGCTGGCGGCGATCTTCTCCGCCAGGGGTTTGACCTTCGGCAAGCGCAAGGGCAGATCGTCGGCTACCAGGGCGGCGCGTACCAGGTCGTCGAGTGGCTCAATGCCGGCGGGCTTGCGGACCAGCGGGACGTTGGCGGGCTTCAGCCGGGCCCACGCGGCGAGGCGTACGGAGCGACATTGACCGGGAGGGATGGTTCCCAGGGGGACGACCACCACCTCTTGTCCCTCGGAGTCGGTCTGGGTATGGGCGGGTGCGGGGTCGATTTGCCAGTTCAGGACCTCCTGATACAGGTTTGAAGCAGGCAGGATGCAGTGGGCGGTCACGCTCTCCATCGGTGCGGAGCCCAGGTTGGCCACGCGGTGACTGACGAGGACCACCCGCGTACTGATCTGGGCGGAGACCGGTGCGACGAGGACGGCCAGGCATGGCAGCGATGCCAGAGTGAAGCGACTCATGGGCAGCGATCCTCCAGGCTGCAGGGACAGAGTGCGCGGCCCCGGCATTGTAGCAGGGAAGCAAGGAAAGCAGAAATGGTCGAGGCCGAGGGGGCGGGCATCATCGGCGAGCATCGCGGGTGATCCGGTGATTCGCGGTTTCGGGCTTCCCGACCTGGTCGATCGGTGCCGTTCTTCGATTTCCATGATCGCCCCAAGCTTTTGCCCGAGTTCCTGAACGCCATCCGAACGGACGATGGAGCCGCGATCTTGTCGCCCCGCGGCGTCGGGGCTAACATGCGGCTCATCGGAGCTGGTGCAGGGTGGCTCGGACCCTGCATTGCTGGCTGAACGGCCGGTGGGATTCCCGGGCTCCTCCGGATCTTGCTCGCAGTTACATGGCGATGCCCGACACAACCGCTGTTTCTGCTGCCGCTCGCCCCGGTCTTGGCCGCCGCCGGGACGTGGACATGGCCCGGGCCGTGGCCCAATTTGCCGTAGTCGTGTTCCACGTTCCCCAGTACTTTCATCGGTATCACGTGGATACGATGAACGCCAGCTTCGTTGACTGGGTGATGAGTGCGTGCTCATCGATGCACATTCCGACGTTCATGCTGATGGCCGGGTTCGCCGCGGGTATGAGCCGCGAGACGGTCGTTGACCTGGCCAGTTACATCCGATTTGCAGGCAGGAAGTTCTGTCGGTTGATGCTGCCCTTTCTCTCGGTTTCGCTTCTGACCCTTGTGATCAAGACGACGCTGTTGGGTGGGACCGCGGGCCGACTCACCTTCTGGCAGGGCTGCATGGCCACGGTGGACTCGGTCCTGGTTCCGCGCAGCGGAATCGCCGGGCATTTGTGGTTTCTCCATTGTCTGATGCTCATTTTCCTGATCTGGCCGCTGCTCCAGCGATCGATTCCTTCCCGCCGAACCAGCATGCTACTCGTGGTGCTGGCTGCCGCATCCCTGATTCCGATTCGCTGGCCGGTGGACGGTGAAGGCTGGTCGTGGTTTGGCCTGGCGGACGTGGTGACTTACCTGCCGATTTTCGCTCTGGGGTTCTGGTATCGCCGCGACGCCGCCGATGGATGGCGCCCGCGAGTCGGACACCTGGCTGCCGCGGCCGCCGTGTTCATTGCGGTGTTGTGCATTCTGGTCACACGACCGTGGCCCAGCCTGGACGGCGGGATGCCCAAGCGCGTGCTGACCCTTGTTGCTTTCACCTCGGGGGCATTGATGGTCTTCTGGGGGTGCGGCTTGCTTGACCGGCATGCGGAGCGTCCTGCGGCGGTATTGGCTCGAATCGGTTTTTACTCATACGACATCTACCTACTGCACGTCATCATGGTTGGCCACCCCTTGTCGCTGCTGGTCGGGCGGCTCCGGCCGGGCGTCCCGAGCGTGTATTTCTGGTTCGCAGCGGTCGTGCTGGCCACGATGCTGATACCCATGGTGATCGGGCGGATGATCCGCCGTTTTCCGCGGTTGGCTTTCATCGTGCTGGGCTTACCCGGCCGCGAAGCCGTGGGTCTGCCAGGCAAGGAGGGCGTGGGCGAGCTGGGTGGTCGTCCGGAGCCGGATTCCGTCTTGTCCCTGCCCGGGGGGGCGTTCGATTGGCAGAGTGTCTTGGGGAGGGCGGTCAGATCGAACTGGCTTTCCACCGGTTTCGCCTGGCGACGGCGCCGAGTTCGTCAAGTGGACCGTCGCGGGTCGACCTGAGTCAAAGCACTTCTTGCTTCTTGCCGAAGGCGAGTGGGCTTTTCGTCGCTGGATGGGCCTGTCTGGCGAGCTTGTCTCGCCTTGGGTGAGGATAGTCCATGCTGCTTGCCGGATTCAGCGGTCGCGCAGAGCCAGGAAGAGCGCGGAGCGGCCGGCCTCGGCGCCGTCGCGGCGGTGGCTCCAGAAGTGGTGGTCGCAGATCGAGCAGAGGCTGGCGATCTCGATGTTGTCCGGGTGCACGCCGGATGCGGTCAACTGGGCGTGGTTGGCGGACCAGAGATCGAACAGGAAGCGGTCGTTGCGCGGGGTGAAGAACGTGTTGGCGTGATCGAGCTTACCTTGGGCGATGCGGCGGACGTCGTGGCCCACCTCGTAGCAGCATGGGCCGGCGGACGGGCTGATGGCGGCCAGGAGTCGGGCGGGGTCGCAGTTGAAGAGCCGGGTCATCTGGGCAACGAGGTTGGCTGTGGCGTGCGCGACGGTGCCCTGCCAGCTGGCGTGGACTGCTCCGACCGCGTGGCGCCGGGGATCATAGACGCAGACGAGCGGGCAGTCGGCGGAGAGGAGGATTAACGGGACGCCCGGCTTGTCGCAGAGCAAGCCATCCACGTAGCGAACGGCCGTGCCCCGTCCATCGCGGCCCCGGCCGATGTCGGTGTTTTCGACGGCGACGACCTCGCCGCCGTGGACCTGTTCGGGCGAGGTGAGCCGGTCGTATTCCAGGCCGAGGATTTTGCAGACCCTCTGTCGCGCGTCGAGGGCGGCTTCGCGGTGGTTGCCGCGGTGGGGGGCGTAGTTTTGCGGTTTGGTGGTTATGGCGTGGGCGAGGCCGGTCTCGCGGGCGAGGCGGGGAAAGTGCAGCAGGGTGAGATCGCCGTGGGTTGTCTGAAGCATGGGCTATGACCCGATTTTGAGGAGGATCTTGATGGAGCGGGGATCGGCGGCCATCTCGAAGGCCTCGGCGCCGCGGTCGAGGGGCAGTTGCCGGGTGATCATGGAATCGACGTCGATTTCGCCGCGGGCGAGGGTAGCGATGGCGTCCGGGAAGGGGCCGCAGCGGCTGCCGAGGACGGTCAGTTCCTGGACGACGACGGGGGTGAGGTTGATCGGCGACTGCTGAGCGTAGGTGCTCTTGAGGACGATTGTGCCGCGCGGACGGAGCATGGCCAGGGCCAGGTCCAGGCCGGCGGGTGAGCCGCTGCATTCGACGATCACGTCACGGTCGGCACGAGGGGAGAGTTCGCGGACCGAGGTTCCGCGGATGCCCCGTTTTTCGCAGAAGTTCAGGGTGAGTTCGTTCCGCCCGACGATCTCGAGGTCGCAGCCAGTGGTCTTGAGCACCTGAGCGACGAGCAGGCCGAGCCGGCCGGAGCCGATCACCGCGACTCGCATTCGTTTCTCGATCCGGGACTGCTTGATGACCTGGAGGGCGGCCGCCAGCGGCTCGACGAAGACGGCCTGGGCGTCGCTGACTGAGGCTGGCACCTCGTGGAGATTACGTTCTGGAACCACGACCTGCTCGGCGAAGACGCCGTCGTGCCGATCGATGCCCAGTACGGTCCGGCGGCGGCAGTGATTGGCCAGGCCGCGCTGGCACATGTCGCACTTGCCGCAGATGCAGTTGATCTCGGCCACGACCCGCTTGCCGCGCCAGGCGCGGGAGCCCTTGATCACGGTGCCGACGAATTCGTGCCCGGGCACGCCGGTGAAGCCCATGTAGCCCTTGGCCAGTTCCAGGTCGGTGGCGCAGATGCCGGCCAGCCTGACGGCAACGAGGGCCTCGCCGTCGACCGGTTTGGGATCCGGATAGGCGGCTTCGTATCGAAGTGTGTCCTTGAGACAGAGGGCTCTCACGCGAGCGGGCCTCCTACTCTGTTCCCCCACCCTGGAGGCGTTCGGTATCAGTATCGACTCCGGGCGTTGATCGGTCAATCGCCCAGGATGCTGGATTAACCCCATTCCGGCGAGTATTCTGGCCGGACCATGAGTGAGTCATCGAATCGCATCGATCAGGCCTTCGCTCGGCTGGCAGCGGTCGGGAGGAAGGGCTTGTTACCCTACGTGACCGCCGGCCTGCCGGACCTCCACACCACTGAGCGGGTGCTCGAAGCTCTGGCGGATACGGGTGTTACAGCTGTCGAGCTCGGGTTTCCTTATTCCGACTCGATCGCGGACGGGCCGATCATCCAGTCGTCGTTCACCCGGGTTCTGGACACGGGCATCCGTGTGAAGGACATCCTGGAGATGGTCAAGCAGTTCCGGCGGCGTCGGGAGCTGCCGTTGCTGGCCATGTTGAGTTACTCGATCGTCTATCGGATTGGGCTGCAGCCGTTCCTGCGGATGGCGGCGGACGGTGGGATCGACGGCCTGATTGTGCCCGATCTGTCGCTGGAGGAGGCCCCGCAAGTGGCGGCCCGGATTGCCGAGGCTGGGCTGCGACTGTCCATGCTGGTTTCGCCGGCCTCGTCGCCGGACCGGAGGGAGCGGCTGGCCGAGCTATCGACGGGTTTTGTCTACTACATGTCGGTGACGGGCATCACCGGCGAGCGGGACCAGCTGCCGCCGGAGCTGGTTGCCAACGTCCGCGAGTTGAGGAAGTCCTCGGGCCGCCCGGTGGTTGTTGGCTTCGGCATCAGCAAGGCCGAGCAGGTCAGGCTGGTGTGCAGTGAGGCGGACGGTGCGATCATCGGCAGTGCTCTCGTGCGGCGGATGATGGAGGCTCAGGACTCGGGTGCGGGAACGGAGGGCATTGTCCAGACGGCCGCGATGGCGGTGAGGGAGTGGATGAGCGGATTGCCTGAGCCAAAGTGATGAGTCATGCGTACCGGCCGATGAGTAGGCGTGGTGCTGGACTGAGAGCATGGGGTGCAGAGTCAGGAGGCTACCTGCCGTCCGAGGCGATTTGCCCGGTCGGTGCTCAGTCCTTTTGCACGCGGGCCGATTTGGTGACTTCTCGTCCGCGGCGTGCGCGCCGTCCCGTCAGCCTCGTCGGGTGTGGTTTGGCTCCTTCACCGGCGCCGGGTTATCATCTTTCCGCGCCGGGCGGGGAGATCGGGCGCGACCACGACCGGTCTTGACGAAGATGGTTGTCACAGGGCGTGTTGAGCAGTCATGCGGATCAACTACGTCGTCCAAGGCGCTCTCTGGTTGACGCTGTACCTCATCTTGGCACTGGCCCCTCTGCTGATCGTCCTCGTCGGCGCTGCACAACCGAAGCGTGAGTTCATTCGAGAAGCCTCAGTTGCCCTTGGCTTTGTCGGGCTTGCCATGATGGGTTTGCAGTTTATCCTGACGGCCCGGTTCAAGTGGCTCAAAGCGCCGTACGGCAGCGATATCGTCTACAGCTTTCACCGTCAGATTTCCCTCATCGCCTTCGGCTTCATTCTCGCCCATCCCCTCCTGTTGACCCTGGTTGATCTTCCGGCGGTCCTCATCCGGTTCGACTTCATCAACCATCCTTTCTACCCGCGTTTTGGCTTCTACGCGGCCCTCGCAGTGACGATTCTGGTTGGAGCCTCGCTCTTTCGTCGGCCCCTGAGGATCGGCTACGACGGTTGGCGCCGGCTGCACGGCGTGCTTGCCTCGCTGGCCATTCTGTGCGGTGTTGTGCACGTCTTCGAGATCAACCACTACCTGCAGACTCCCTGGAAGCGCTTCTTTTGGCTGGGTTACACGCTGATGTGGCTATCGCTCACCTTGTGGGTGCGGCTGATCAAGCCATGGTTGGAGCTTGGCACGCCGTATGTTGTTGAGGGGCTGCGACCGGAACGCGGTGACGCCCACACTCTTGCGGTCGCTCCGCTCGGCCACCCGGGAATCCGGTTTCAGCCGGGGCAATTCGCCTGGGTTACCGTCGGGGACTCGCCGTTTTCGGACCGGGAGCACCCGTTCTCGTTTTCCGGGAGTGCCGAGCGTGCTCCCGGGCGTCTGGAGTTCACCATCAAGGCCCTGGGTGATTTCACCCGGCGCATCCGCGAGGTGCAGGTGGGGCAGCGGGTGTACGTTGACGGCCCCTTCGGCGTGTTAAGCGCCGACCGCCACGTGCGAGCCTACGGATTTGTATTCATCGCGGGCGGTATTGGCATCACGCCGATGATGAGCCACTTGCGGACGCTGGCCGATCGAGGTGATCGTCGGCCACTGGTGCTGATCTACGGCGGGCAGGACTACGATGGGTTGACATTTCGTGAGGAGATCGATGTGCTGGCGGCGAGGCTGAGGCTCAAGGTGGTTTACGTGCTTGCCAACCCGCCGGTCGGCTGGACGGGCGAGAAGGGTCTCCTGAGCCAGGAGCTTCTAGGCCGCCACATGCCGCGGGACGGGCGATACGAATACCTGATTTGCGGGCCGCCGACGATGATGGATGCGGTCGAGCGATCTCTCCGTCGGCTTGGCATTCCGATCGGGGACTACCATTCGGAGCGGTTTGACCTGGCGTAGTCGGAGGATGACGGAGGGTCCAGCGTGCGTCGGAGACTTTCTCTTCTGGCGGCGGCCCTGATGGGCGTTATTCTTCTGGCGGTGTCCGTGGTTTTTGCCGCATTGCGCAGCCAGTGAGACCACTGCGCCGACCAGCCAATCTGCCCGGCGGCGGAACGCGGGTGACGCGGAGGTGGATGGGCAAGCCGTGTTCACATCGTGTGGCTTTCGAGCTTCTCGGTCAGGAAGTCGACGACCCGGCTCTTGTTGATGCGGTTTTGGCTTCCGGTATCGCGGTGGCGGACGGTCACGGTGTTGTCTTCCTTGGTCTGGCCGTCGATGGTGAAGCAGTAGGGTGTGCCGGCCTCGTCCATGCGGGCGTAGCGCTTGCCGATGGACTGTTTGGCGTCGTACTGGGCTGGCCAGCGTTTGCGGACCTCGCGATAGATCGGCTCGGCGATTTCGGGCAAGCCGTCCTTGGCGACGAGGGGGAACACGGCCGCCTTGATCGGGGCCAGGCGGGGGTGGAACTTCATCAGTTCCGGACTGGGTCGTGATTCGTCTACCGTGTATGCCTCGCAGATGAACGCCAGGGTGCCGCGGTCGGCGCCCGCGGACGGTTCGATCACGTGGGGGACGAACCGCTCCTTGCGTTCGTCGTCGAAGTAGCTCAGGTCCTTGCCGCTGCCCTTCCACTTGGGTTTGCCGTCCGGGCCGGTGTCGACGACGAGCTTACCGTCCTTATTGACCAGCTTGCCTTCCATATGGCTGCGGAGGTCGAAATCGCCGCGATGGGCTACGCCCTCCAGCTCGCCGAAGTCTCCGGCGGCGAGGAACGGGAAGGCGTATTCGATATCACTGGTGCCGCAGCTGTAATGGCTCAGCTCGTCCTTATCGTGTTCGCGGAGGCGGAGCTTGCTGCTGGCCAGGCCGAGGCTGGTGTACCAGTTGAAGCGTGTGTCCCGCCAGTACTCGTACCACTTGTTGGACTCGCTCGGATGGCAGAAGAACTCGATTTCCATCTGCTCGAATTCGCGTGAGCGGAAAGTGAAGTTTCGGGGTGTGATCTCGTTTCGGAAGCTCTTGCCGATCTGGGCGATGCCGAAGGGGACCTTGATGCGGGTGGTATCGCAGACGTTCTTGAAATTGGCGAAGATGCCCTGGGCGGTTTCGGGGCGGAGGAAGGCTTTGGAGTCGTCGTTGATCAGGGCTCCGACGTAGGTCATGAACATGAGGTTGAATTCACGGGCCTCGGTCAGCGTCTGGGCGCACTCTGGGCAACGGCGGGGGGTGTCCGGGCTGATCTTGGAGAGGGGCTGGATTGTCGCGGTGTACTCGCCCCTGGCGGTCTTGACCCGGGCCTCGCAGCCGGTGACCACGACCTCGGCCTTCTTGAACTCGGCGGTGTTGGTTTGTTTGGCCCAGGCGGCGATGGACTGGGGCAGGGCTTCGGCCGCGCCGGCGACACCGTCTGCCTCGACGCCGAGCACGGCGCCTGGCCCGGCTCCGCCAGCCAGGGTGGCGATGAACACCTTGTCGGCCCGGAACCGTCGCTTGCAGTCGGTGCAGTCCACCATCATGTCGCTGAACAGGTCATGGTGTCCGCTGACCTTCCACACCTGGGGGTGCATGATGATCGCGCAGTCGAGGCCGACCATGTCGTCGCGGGAGTGGACCATGTCGTGCCACCAGGCATCCTTGATGTTGCGTTTGAGTTCGACGCCGAGGGGGCCGTAGTCCCAGAAGCCGTTGATGCCGCCGTAGATTTCGCTGCTTTGGAAGATGAAGCCGCGGCGTTTGCAGAGGGCGACGATTCGATCCATCACGTTGCCGGTGGGTGCTGCCATGATAAGCCATCCTTTAAAAAACATGTTCACTTAGGGCTAGGCGTCAGGTGTGGGACCGGCGTTTTGCCGGTCGAGTGACAGGTTGGAAGCCTGTTCCACACTCCGGAGTGGGATAGGCGCTCGCGACGCCACGGAGGAGCCTGCCCCAAGCCGGCCGGTATCGGGCGGGACGGTCCTGGTCGCGATATCGACAATCTGCTGTGGCGTATCCACCAGGTAGACGTGCTGGCCGTGTCCGGGCCGCTGGGCGATAATTCGTTTGATCATCGGCCGCCAGAAATCGCCGACCACGAAGATCGGCCGGGGCGGGATCAGCTGCTTGCAGACGAACTCCCAGACCAAGCTGAGCTCGGTCATGGTGCCGGTGCCGCCCTCGAGGATCACGTAGCCGTCGGACATGATCATCATGTCCTTGATGCGGAGCATGACGTCGGTATGGTGGATCTCGCGGTCGATCCAGGGGTTGGCGGCCAGGGTTCGGCCCCGGGCGGTATCGAAGGCTGAGCAGGTGACGCCGATGGTTTTCCCGCCGGCGTCTTTGGCTCCCTTGGCGCTGGCCTCCATGGTGCCGTCGTATCCCCCGTTGGCGACGGTGTAACCGGCCGTGGCCAGGGCATGGCCGATGTCATAGGCCAACTGGTACAGGAGGGAGCCCGGTTTGGGCGAGTAGCTGCCGAAGACGCAGATCACTGGGTGGCCGTTGGGTATTCCGCTCACGCTGGGCACCTCCGAATCCGGTGAACTGTACCCGATTGTGGGGGAGGACAAAAGGGCCGGTCCGGCCTCATGGTGGCGTGGTCCAACGACCGATAATTGCACATTGGCGCAGGCTACGCGAGACAAGCGGCGATCGCGAGGCTAGAATGCCACCTGATCCGGACGGATCGGTCCGTGGCGCGGCCGGTCGGCGGGCGGGCAATCCACACCCCACGAGTCACGGCTTTCGGCGACGAGCCAACCGGCACATACGAGTGTGGGTGCGATGGGTGGTTTGGGGCGGCTCCTTGGTCAGGGAGGACACAACGTGTCTTGGTCACGTCTTGGCTGGTACATGGTCCTGAGCGGTCTGGCGCTATCATCGACGGGATGTCCACCGAGGCAGACCCAGCCGATCCTGGAGGACAAGAAGGACTATGGTGCCTCCCTGCCGCCTGGTGAGCTAGCCCTGGTCAAGATTGGCCCCGAGCAGTATCCCGACTTTGGCGCCGGCTACGAACACCGGAAGGGGCTTGAAGAAGCGGCGATGCACAGTCTGGAGTTCCTGAGCCGGCCGTCGTCGCGGAGGTCTTTTCCCTACGGTGATATCACCCATGAGCGGGCGGTGGCGAGCGTGGAGGCGTTTGTGCAGACGCTACGCACGGCGCGTTCGGGCGAGGAGCTGGATTCGCTGATCCGGCAGCGGTTTGAGGTGTACATGTCGCGCGGGTGCGACGAGAAGGGAACGGTGTTGTTCACCGGCTACTACCGGCCGACCTTTGATGCGCGGCTGAGGCCGGAGGGCGAGTTCCGGTACCCGCTTTACCGGCAGCCGCCGGACCTGGAGCACAACGAGGTGACGCAGCGTTACCAGCGTAAAGGCGGCGGCCCGTACCTGAGTCGAATCGAGATTGAGAAGGGTGGTCTGGCGGGCCAGGGGCTGGAGTTGTGTTATCTGAAGGACCGATTCGAGACCTACATTGTGACGGTGCAGGGTTCTGGCCGGCTGCGTATGGCGGACGGGGCGCTGCTGGATATTGGCTACCATGGCGACAACGGTTACGACTACACCTCGATCGGGCAGGACCTGGTCAAGCGTGGGCTGATCACGCCGGAGCAGTTGTCGCTTCAGGGGCTGATTCAGTTTTTCAGGCAGCATCCGGACCAGTTGGACGAGGCCATGTCGCTGAACAAGCGGTACGTCTTTTTCACCCCGCGGCCGGGCGGGCCGTTCGGCAGCTTGAACGTGCCGGTGACGCCCTTCCGTTCGATTGCGACCGACAAACAGGTGTTTCCGCGGGCGTGCCCGGCCTTCCTGGTCACGCAGTTGCCGGCCCGTACGCAGAGCGGGGTCATCTGCAACCACAGCTACAGTGGCTTTGCCATGGATCAGGACACCGGCGGAGCGATTCGGGCAGCCGGGCGATGTGATGTTTTCCTGGGCACTGGCCCGGAGATTGGCGAGCTGGCGGGGCGGACGCTGGCGGAGGGTAAGCTCTACTACATCTTCGTCAAGCAGCATGGCGGCCTGGGGGAGTCATCCGCAGGCGCGTCTGCCGGGCCTGGCCGGTCGTCTGGAAACGAGACAGAGCTTCCGCCGAGCTCGGATACGCACTGACGGGGGCGGTCGCGGGCCGCCGGGCAGCCGCTTCGGGGGATGGATCCGTAGACTGGGCTTTGTGGCTTCCGGCCTTTGCCGAGAGAACGTGGTCCCGGTTACAATAAACCGGCTATGTTCACCGGAATCAGCGCGGAGACCATTCGGCTCGGCATCAAGAACATCCTGCTGCACAAGCTGCGTTCGTTCCTGACGACGCTGGGCATCATCTGTGGGGTGGGGGCGGTCATCTGCATGCTCTCGATCAGCGAGGGGGCCTCGGAGGCGGAGATGAACCTGATCCGCCTGCTGGGTACTCACAACGTGATCGCCAAGTCGGTCAAGCCCCAGGCCGGCGGTGATGTCTCCGAAGGGCGGTCCCGCCTCCTGGAATACGGTTTGACGGAAGAGGACCTCGGGTTGATGTACGCGACGATCCCGCACATCGAGCGGATCGTCCCGCTCCGAGAGGTGGCCTTTGAGGTGTGCCGCGGTCCCAGTCGTTACCCGGTGACCGTCGTGGGTGCCGATCCGGCCTTCTTTGAGACGGTTCGGATCGGAATCAGCCAGGGGCGGACCATTGAGTCGTTGGACAGCACGCAGCTGGCCAAAGTCTGCGTCATCGGTGCCGAGGTCCGCAGCCGGTTGTTTGCCTATGAGGATCCCATTGGCCGATCGATCATCGTCAACAGCTTCACTGCGGGCACCATCCCCTACGAGGTCATTGGAGTACTGGATCGCGTGGAGACGGCAGGCCTGCCGGCCAGGGGTATCGGGGAGCGCAATCTGAACAGCGAGGTTTTCATCCCGCTGGCGACGGCCGATTCTCGCTATGGGGACATCAAGGTGCAGCGGAGTAGCGGCACCAGCGAGTATGCCAAGTGCGCCTATAGCGATTTCTACATTGAGGTCGATGCTCTCGAGCACGTGCGGGAAGTGTCCGAAATGGTTCACCGGGCGATCAGCTTCCGGCACACGAAGCAGGATTACACGATCAACGTGCCGCTGGAGCGGCTCCGCATCGCCGAGGCGGAGAAGCGTCGACGGCAGATCACGCTGGGTACCATTGCGGGCATTTCGCTGCTGGTCGGCGGTATTGGGATCATGAACATCATGCTGGCCACTGTTACCGAGCGGACCCGGGAGATCGGCATCCGCCGGGCGCTCGGAGCCAAGCGGCGGCACATCATCCTTCAGTTCCTGATTGAAGCCATTGTGCTCACGACCGTCGGCGGCATTCTGGGCATCGTGAGCGGGGCGACCGGAGCTCATGTCATCACATCCTGGGTCCACTGGCCGACGGTTATCCACCAGTGGGTGATCCTGGTCAGTTTTGGCCTGGCGGTGGCGGTGGGGCTTTTCTTCGGCATCTATCCGGCGGCGGCGGCCGCGCGACTGGATCCGATCGAAGCTCTGCGTCACGAGTAGGTGGGGCGCTGAGAGAGCCCGGGTCTCGAATCCTCCACGATAGCGAGACGAGGCGACTGGGGTTGGCTGGTCGGCGAGGCAAAGTCAAGGATGGCTTGCCGCCCGGGCGGCGTGTTGGCGTCCGGGGGATAGGGCGAAAACCCCATGTTATGTGATTCGCAGATCCTCAGTCGCTGTAACGTTCAATTGCGCAAGACGTTACGGGACTGTTGTTGTGCTCGAGGACTGGGAGTTGGGTCCCCGAAAAACCGCTTGGCGGACACCTGAACGTGACGTATACTGTATTTGACATCGGACTCCCCTCCGATGTCTCTCCCCAAACGGGACGTCTTTGCTGTGGCTCTCATGGAGACGTCTCAAGACTCCTCACAACCGAACACGGCGCCCTGCCTCTTGACTTTTTGTTGTTCGGGGGCAAGTGCGATTCGCACGGCAGGCGAATCGTATCGTACATACAGTGGTGGTCCTTCATCGGTCCTGCGGGCAACCGATTGGAGGACCGGGGAGTGGATCATGGGAACCGCACATGTCCGGAAGACTGAGGGTGAGCAGGATTGCGCGTTGGCGATTCCTGAAGCGACTCGACCGACGATGAGCCAACTGGATCGCTTGAACGAGCAGGAACGGGCTCTGCTCTTGCGGCTGCTGGCCGAGCCGGTTGAGTTCGTGAGCCAT
This region includes:
- a CDS encoding acyltransferase; this translates as MARTLHCWLNGRWDSRAPPDLARSYMAMPDTTAVSAAARPGLGRRRDVDMARAVAQFAVVVFHVPQYFHRYHVDTMNASFVDWVMSACSSMHIPTFMLMAGFAAGMSRETVVDLASYIRFAGRKFCRLMLPFLSVSLLTLVIKTTLLGGTAGRLTFWQGCMATVDSVLVPRSGIAGHLWFLHCLMLIFLIWPLLQRSIPSRRTSMLLVVLAAASLIPIRWPVDGEGWSWFGLADVVTYLPIFALGFWYRRDAADGWRPRVGHLAAAAAVFIAVLCILVTRPWPSLDGGMPKRVLTLVAFTSGALMVFWGCGLLDRHAERPAAVLARIGFYSYDIYLLHVIMVGHPLSLLVGRLRPGVPSVYFWFAAVVLATMLIPMVIGRMIRRFPRLAFIVLGLPGREAVGLPGKEGVGELGGRPEPDSVLSLPGGAFDWQSVLGRAVRSNWLSTGFAWRRRRVRQVDRRGST
- the pgeF gene encoding peptidoglycan editing factor PgeF yields the protein MLQTTHGDLTLLHFPRLARETGLAHAITTKPQNYAPHRGNHREAALDARQRVCKILGLEYDRLTSPEQVHGGEVVAVENTDIGRGRDGRGTAVRYVDGLLCDKPGVPLILLSADCPLVCVYDPRRHAVGAVHASWQGTVAHATANLVAQMTRLFNCDPARLLAAISPSAGPCCYEVGHDVRRIAQGKLDHANTFFTPRNDRFLFDLWSANHAQLTASGVHPDNIEIASLCSICDHHFWSHRRDGAEAGRSALFLALRDR
- a CDS encoding alcohol dehydrogenase catalytic domain-containing protein, yielding MGLIQHPGRLTDQRPESILIPNASRVGEQSRRPARVRALCLKDTLRYEAAYPDPKPVDGEALVAVRLAGICATDLELAKGYMGFTGVPGHEFVGTVIKGSRAWRGKRVVAEINCICGKCDMCQRGLANHCRRRTVLGIDRHDGVFAEQVVVPERNLHEVPASVSDAQAVFVEPLAAALQVIKQSRIEKRMRVAVIGSGRLGLLVAQVLKTTGCDLEIVGRNELTLNFCEKRGIRGTSVRELSPRADRDVIVECSGSPAGLDLALAMLRPRGTIVLKSTYAQQSPINLTPVVVQELTVLGSRCGPFPDAIATLARGEIDVDSMITRQLPLDRGAEAFEMAADPRSIKILLKIGS
- the trpA gene encoding tryptophan synthase subunit alpha, whose product is MSESSNRIDQAFARLAAVGRKGLLPYVTAGLPDLHTTERVLEALADTGVTAVELGFPYSDSIADGPIIQSSFTRVLDTGIRVKDILEMVKQFRRRRELPLLAMLSYSIVYRIGLQPFLRMAADGGIDGLIVPDLSLEEAPQVAARIAEAGLRLSMLVSPASSPDRRERLAELSTGFVYYMSVTGITGERDQLPPELVANVRELRKSSGRPVVVGFGISKAEQVRLVCSEADGAIIGSALVRRMMEAQDSGAGTEGIVQTAAMAVREWMSGLPEPK
- a CDS encoding ferric reductase-like transmembrane domain-containing protein — protein: MRINYVVQGALWLTLYLILALAPLLIVLVGAAQPKREFIREASVALGFVGLAMMGLQFILTARFKWLKAPYGSDIVYSFHRQISLIAFGFILAHPLLLTLVDLPAVLIRFDFINHPFYPRFGFYAALAVTILVGASLFRRPLRIGYDGWRRLHGVLASLAILCGVVHVFEINHYLQTPWKRFFWLGYTLMWLSLTLWVRLIKPWLELGTPYVVEGLRPERGDAHTLAVAPLGHPGIRFQPGQFAWVTVGDSPFSDREHPFSFSGSAERAPGRLEFTIKALGDFTRRIREVQVGQRVYVDGPFGVLSADRHVRAYGFVFIAGGIGITPMMSHLRTLADRGDRRPLVLIYGGQDYDGLTFREEIDVLAARLRLKVVYVLANPPVGWTGEKGLLSQELLGRHMPRDGRYEYLICGPPTMMDAVERSLRRLGIPIGDYHSERFDLA